One Triticum dicoccoides isolate Atlit2015 ecotype Zavitan chromosome 4B, WEW_v2.0, whole genome shotgun sequence genomic window carries:
- the LOC119291916 gene encoding tubulin beta-5 chain-like isoform X2: MDKRLPPGSRESPAAGTSPAGLQSFRSSAVGCGNQIGSKFWLMVCVEHDIDPTGYYVGTSDLQLERVNVQHNEASCGRFVPHTVLMDLERCTVPYSQISPCNFCAHRVGVFSKASLASEHPAPSSR, translated from the exons ATGGACAAACGGCTGCCTCCGGGAAGTCGGGAGTCTCCAGCTGCAGGGACGTCGCCGGCCGGGTTACAATCCTTCAGATCCAGCGCGGTGGGGTGCGGTAATCAGATCGGCTCCAAATTCTGGTTGATGGTCTGCGTCGAGCACGACATTGACCCCACCGGCTACTATGTCGGCACCTCCGACCTGCAGCTCGAGCGCGTCAACGTCCAACACAATGAGGCCTCCTGCGGTCGATTTGTGCCCCACACGGTGCTCATGGACCTCGAACGCTGCACCGTGCCCTACAGCCAGATCTCCCCCTGCAATTTTTGTGCTCACCGTGTAGGTGTCTTCTCCAAGGCGTCCTTAGCCTCTGAACATCCCGCTCCATCAAG CAGATAA
- the LOC119291916 gene encoding tubulin beta-5 chain-like isoform X1 translates to MDKRLPPGSRESPAAGTSPAGLQSFRSSAVGCGNQIGSKFWLMVCVEHDIDPTGYYVGTSDLQLERVNVQHNEASCGRFVPHTVLMDLERCTVPYSQISPCNFCAHRVGVFSKASLASEHPAPSRYMH, encoded by the exons ATGGACAAACGGCTGCCTCCGGGAAGTCGGGAGTCTCCAGCTGCAGGGACGTCGCCGGCCGGGTTACAATCCTTCAGATCCAGCGCGGTGGGGTGCGGTAATCAGATCGGCTCCAAATTCTGGTTGATGGTCTGCGTCGAGCACGACATTGACCCCACCGGCTACTATGTCGGCACCTCCGACCTGCAGCTCGAGCGCGTCAACGTCCAACACAATGAGGCCTCCTGCGGTCGATTTGTGCCCCACACGGTGCTCATGGACCTCGAACGCTGCACCGTGCCCTACAGCCAGATCTCCCCCTGCAATTTTTGTGCTCACCGTGTAGGTGTCTTCTCCAAGGCGTCCTTAGCCTCTGAACATCCCGCTCCATCAAG GTACATGCACTGA
- the LOC119291916 gene encoding tubulin beta-5 chain-like isoform X3, translating into MDKRLPPGSRESPAAGTSPAGLQSFRSSAVGCGNQIGSKFWLMVCVEHDIDPTGYYVGTSDLQLERVNVQHNEASCGRFVPHTVLMDLERCTVPYSQISPCNFCAHRVGVFSKASLASEHPAPSR; encoded by the exons ATGGACAAACGGCTGCCTCCGGGAAGTCGGGAGTCTCCAGCTGCAGGGACGTCGCCGGCCGGGTTACAATCCTTCAGATCCAGCGCGGTGGGGTGCGGTAATCAGATCGGCTCCAAATTCTGGTTGATGGTCTGCGTCGAGCACGACATTGACCCCACCGGCTACTATGTCGGCACCTCCGACCTGCAGCTCGAGCGCGTCAACGTCCAACACAATGAGGCCTCCTGCGGTCGATTTGTGCCCCACACGGTGCTCATGGACCTCGAACGCTGCACCGTGCCCTACAGCCAGATCTCCCCCTGCAATTTTTGTGCTCACCGTGTAGGTGTCTTCTCCAAGGCGTCCTTAGCCTCTGAACATCCCGCTCCATCAAG ATAA